DNA sequence from the Oscillatoria sp. FACHB-1406 genome:
CTATTTATAGCGGAATTGCGTTAGGAATTGCCGCTTATTTGTCGCTGCAAGCCCCCGTCTTAATTTGGCTGTATTTGGGCGCGATTATGGCGTTCGCGATCGATGCGATTTCGGTGTTTTATCGGCAGCAAAAATCAGTGGTAAACGAGTTAATAACGTTTGCTGCGGTTTGTTTGGCGACACCCTTTGTTTATGCGGCTACAGTAGGAACGTTAATCCCGACAATTTTTGGGTTATGGGCGTTGAATTGGCTCTTTTTTAGCAGCGCTATTTTTACGGTTAAGCTTCGCAAACCTAAAACCGCTGCGTTACTGCCCGGTGTGGTTTATCATGCGATCGCGTCCTTTATCGTCGCCGCCCTCTGTTACTTCAACTTCCTCTCTCCTTTCACCGCCGCCGCTTTTATTGTCGTCCTCCTTAAGTTTGCCTTCATCTTGGCTCGGCGAAACTGGTATCAAACCGCCCCCATTCAAAAAGTTGCAATCTTAGAAACCTTCTGCGCCCTCCTCTTTTTATTTATTACAGCAATTTCCCTCCTTCCTGCCCATCTTTCAACTTCAAACTTTCATTAAAATAGGATGTCCCTCTACTAGGACACCCTATATCTGCAAATCACACAATTATGAAGTTTGATGTAGTTTTAACTTAGCTCTTAGCTCATTGTCGAGTTGCTGCGATCGTAGTCCGCCCGGAAATTCGATTTGCCTTGGGTATGAGTGCGATATTGGTTGGTGTCAATATCGATTCCGACTTCTTCGGCTGCCCGTTCGAGCATGGACTCCTGACGATTCCTAATTTTGGTCGTGTGACGCATCATCAGGGCGCGAGCTTGATTTTGAGTAGACATAATCGATTCCTCCAGATTGCTTTCTCTCTTGCTTCATGTTTTTAATATATCAGATAATTCTGTAACAATAGCTACAAAATGCGATTCTTTAACAAAACTTAACATCATGAGTGCGAGTAATATCTTTCAAATTCCCCCAGAACTCCCTGCTGATGAGCTTTTCGAGGCTTTGTGCGATCGCGAAAATCTTCTCATCGAACGCATTATTTCCAGCGGACAAACCACCCCACCGGGCGAATGGTACGACCAAAACCGAGACGAATGGGTGATTCTGCTGCAAGGCGAAGCGCAACTCGCTTACGAAGACGGTTCCACCTGCAATCTGGGGGCGGGCGATTACCTGCTGATTCCCGCCCATCAAAAACACCGCGTCGCCTACACCAGCAGCGAACCGCCCTGCATTTGGCTAGCGATTCATTTCTCTTAAATCGTCGGGAACGTTGCAATTGCGAAGCATCCGCGCTTCTGCTTCCTTAACCGGAAACGCCACAGCAGGCAAGTCCGAGAGAAAATCTTGAAAAGAGCGTCCTCCGGCGGCAATAAACGCTTCCAAATGCGGCTTCAGGGCGGGGCGATAGAACGCGCAGAGGGGTTCCCAGAACCCATCGCGACAGGGAACCCAGGCGAGGGTATCGGGTGGAAGTTGGGGGAGTTGCGCCGCCCACTGCTGTAAAATGGCTGAGTCTAACTGCGGCAAATCGCAGGCGAGGAGTAGAATCCAATCGGCGGGCGGCAGTTGGGTTAGCGCATCGGCAAAGGCAACAAGCGGGCCTCGACCTGATGTTGCTTCTTCTAAAATGGAGAAGTTGGGACAATCTTGAAGGAGAGTTGAATAGCTTTGCGAGCGCGACGCAAACACATAAACTTGCGAACAACACCTTCCAGCAACTTCGCCGACTCGCCGCAGCAAAGGCGTACCCTCCCAAGGAATTAAGGCTTTATCTCGTCCCATCCGCGAACTGTTGCCGCCCGCTAGGATTAAAGCAATGAGGTTCAAAGATTTAGTTTCCATTTAGCAATCGCTCTCGTCTAATTCAGCATAATCGGGTAGAGTGGTATCGATCGCTTGACCGTTCCGAATAACGACGCGATCGCGCTGACTTCTCGCTAAGAGTTCGCTAAAAGTTCTGGCTTTAAACAGAATTAAATCGGCGGGAAAACCGACTCCGATTCTTCCTACTTCTCCGAGTCCCATCAAATCAGCGGGAGTTCGCGTCACCGAAGCAATCCAATCGCGATACGGCGTATCTAAATGAGCGATGCGAACGGATTGCTGGAAAACTTCTAAAATATCGTGGTCGCCGAACCCAAAAAAGGGATCGCGGCAATTATCGCTCGCAAAACTAACCGGAATTTGGTGATTTTTTAACTCATGTACTAAGGTAACGCCGCGCCAATGAGGAGTACGCTCGCTTTGGCGATCTTGGAGATAAAGATTGCACATCGGCAAGCTAACGATGCCGATATTTGCTTGTTTGACGAGGTTTAAGGTTTCGCGAACGAGGTCGGGCGGTTGGACGGCTAAGCTGCAACAATGACCGCAAAGAATGGGAGCTTTAAATTCAAATTTAAGGGCGGTTTCAGCGACTTTTTTTAAGCAGATAGAGTTGGGATTTGCGTTTTCATCGACATGAAAGTCTAGACTTAAATTGCGTTCTCGTGCTAGAATAAAAGTAGACTCTAATTGACGATCGAGTTCGGGATTGAGATAAGCAACGCCGCCTAAAACTCCGCCCCATTCAGCAACTTTATCGGCAAGTTTAACGCCATCTTTTGTTAAGAAATAATCGAGACTGACGAGGACGACGGCTTGGAGGGTGATGCGATCCCGCAGGGATCCGCTTTGCGGTGCGCGCCATTCTCGTTGCAGCGTTTTCCAAACTTCCCAGCTAATATCCGCTTGCGCGCCGAAGGAGTCGAGATGGGTACGAATCGCCTTTGTCCCGTGGGCGTAACTGCATTTAAGGGCAAATTCCATGCGGCGATAGAGATCCTCAGCATCCCAGTGCCGAACATCCTCTTGGCAAGCCGCGATCGCGCTTTCAAACGTTCCCGGATAATCCGGCGGCGCGGCGCGTTCCCAAATATGCGCTTTATCTAAATGGGTGTGGATGTCTGCAAAACAAGGTAAAACGATGCCTTTTTTAAGATCGTGCTGGGGAAGCTCGTTGCTGCTTGTACCGGCGGGGAGAAGCTGCGCGATTTTATCGCCGACAATTTCAAGATCGACTTCACACAGTCCTTCTCGCGTTTGCGGGCTAAAGTTACCATTTTCGATTAAACAAACGGGGATGCGGGCATTTTTCAGCCAGTAGCGATCGCTAGGAAACATCTTTATACACTTTGGATTTTAAATCGCGCTCGCGAACCGGAGGATGGACGATATCTAGGCTAGATTTTAGCGGCTGAAAGGCGGGGTTAGCTTTCCGGCTTGTCAGCCAATAGGTCGTCATATCCCCTTTTCCTTTAACATCGATCGTACCCCGTTCTTCAAAACAATAGTGCGCTTTGAGTCGATTGTAAGCTTCCGGTGCGACGTGAATTCTGCCCGGTTCGCCCAACGACTCCATGCGCGCCGCTACATTCACGGCATCGCCCCAGAGGTCGTAACTAAACTTTTTAATCCCAATGACCCCCGCCACCACCGAACCCGTATTAATACCGATACGCATTTGGAAAGACCGAGTTTGCTGAAGGTTAAATTCAGCGATCGCGCACTGCATTTGCAAGGCCATCTCCGCAATTGCTTGAGCGTGATTTTCCTGCGCCACGGGCAACCCACCCACCACGACGTAAGCATCGCCAATAGTTTTGATTTTCTCCAAACCGTACCGTTCGGCGAGGCGATCGAAAGTCGAAAAAATCTGATTGAGTAGATCCACCAGCGCAATCGGTTCGATCTCCGCCGCCAGCGGCGTAAAGCCGACTAAATCGGCAAATAAAATCGTCACTTCGTTAAAATGTTCTGCCAGCGTGCGCTTGCCTTGCTTGAGTTTGCGAGCGATTTGTTCGGGCAGAATATTGCACAGTAATCGATCCGATTGTTCGCGGGCGAGGCGGAGTTCTAGTTCGGTTTTGCGCCGTTCCTCTATCTCTTGTTTGAGCGCTTGTTCGACCTTTTTGCGATCGCTGATATCGGAGATCAACGCATAATATCCCTTAACCCCATCGCTCTCATCAATATCGGGAACCAACATCGCATCGATATCGCGCATCCCCACAACCGGATAAGGCACGCGAGCTTCGTAGCGGACGGTTTCTCCCTGCAACGCGCGTTCGACGTAGGGGCGAACGATTTCATAACCCGCCTTCCCTAAAACTTCTTCGAGCAATTTACCGCGAATTTGGTCTTGCGAGCAGTGAAACCAAGTCTCGTAGCTTTTATTAATCAACTCGTAGCGCTGTTTGGCACTGACGTAGGAAATACACACCGGCAGCGCGTCGATAATCAATCGCAGTTGCTTCTCGCTCTTTTTGAGCGCCGCTTCCATTTGTTTGCGATCGCTCGTTTCCATTGCCAGCGCTGTCATATAAGCTAAATAACTGACAAAGTTCTGCTCGTCAATTTCCCAAATTCTTGTCGGGTTCGCATACTCCAAGCACAATAGCCCGATGCAATCGCCCTCGATATAAATGGGGACGTTTAATAGCCCAAATTTTTCAGCCAGTAGATAATCTCTCCCTGTCGGCATCTCCAGGTTACAGGTATCAAAGACTTGAGAAGTAGCGATCGTTTCTCCGGCTTCCACCGGCTGAAAACTTCCCGGCCAATCTACTCGCGTTCGTCTTTGTCCTTTGCTGTGGCGATTCTCCCAGCATTCGTACAAATTAACGCAGCAAATCGCCGAGCGATCTTGGTTATACAGCCATACCCCGCACCGCTCGACTGCCAGTAAATAACTTGCCAGTTGGGTGATGTAGGGCAGAGATGCGCTCAAATTTCCCTGATACAGATTTTGATTTCTCGCTAGCGCCACTAATCCCGCCTGTTGTCCTTGCAAGCGAGCTTCGCGCAATTGCAGGGCAGCGTTTGCCTTGGCTAGTTCGGCTGTGCGCTCTTGCACTCGCAAATCGAGTTCGTCGCAGACGAGGCGCAAGGCAGACTCAGCCCGCAGCCGCTGCAATTCCGTCGTTACTCTCGCCGCAAAAATTTGCAAGATTGCTTTTGCAGTTTCCTCGCCTTCTAAGGCGCGATCGCTATTAAAACAGAGAACCCCGATCGGCTTTTGTTCGCTATCAAATAGCGGTACACCTAAGTAACATTGAGCGTTCATCGCCGCCAATGCTGCGGCTTCGGGAAAACATTGTTGGACGTTGGTGGGGTAATATTGCAACTCGCCGCGTTCGAGAACGGGTTCGCAAGGCGTTCCTGCCAACTCGTACTCGATATTATCAGCCATCTTTCCATTCCCGTAAAAGGCAAGGGTTTTAAGCCGTTTGGGATTGTCACCCACTCGTTCTGCCAGGAAAACATTGCTAACGTTCAACGCCAAAGCAAGATTTTGGACGAGGGCAGAA
Encoded proteins:
- a CDS encoding YwiC-like family protein — encoded protein: MTDSISNAPPGKIEPRPSNRTATWYRPTFSHEHGVYVVLFVSLLTGAAAAQQWTLTTTLACLSAFAGFQAEHPLVLQIKQRRSLKPRFLVWGAIYSGIALGIAAYLSLQAPVLIWLYLGAIMAFAIDAISVFYRQQKSVVNELITFAAVCLATPFVYAATVGTLIPTIFGLWALNWLFFSSAIFTVKLRKPKTAALLPGVVYHAIASFIVAALCYFNFLSPFTAAAFIVVLLKFAFILARRNWYQTAPIQKVAILETFCALLFLFITAISLLPAHLSTSNFH
- a CDS encoding cupin domain-containing protein, with translation MSASNIFQIPPELPADELFEALCDRENLLIERIISSGQTTPPGEWYDQNRDEWVILLQGEAQLAYEDGSTCNLGAGDYLLIPAHQKHRVAYTSSEPPCIWLAIHFS
- a CDS encoding molybdenum cofactor guanylyltransferase encodes the protein METKSLNLIALILAGGNSSRMGRDKALIPWEGTPLLRRVGEVAGRCCSQVYVFASRSQSYSTLLQDCPNFSILEEATSGRGPLVAFADALTQLPPADWILLLACDLPQLDSAILQQWAAQLPQLPPDTLAWVPCRDGFWEPLCAFYRPALKPHLEAFIAAGGRSFQDFLSDLPAVAFPVKEAEARMLRNCNVPDDLREMNR
- a CDS encoding cytosine deaminase; this translates as MFPSDRYWLKNARIPVCLIENGNFSPQTREGLCEVDLEIVGDKIAQLLPAGTSSNELPQHDLKKGIVLPCFADIHTHLDKAHIWERAAPPDYPGTFESAIAACQEDVRHWDAEDLYRRMEFALKCSYAHGTKAIRTHLDSFGAQADISWEVWKTLQREWRAPQSGSLRDRITLQAVVLVSLDYFLTKDGVKLADKVAEWGGVLGGVAYLNPELDRQLESTFILARERNLSLDFHVDENANPNSICLKKVAETALKFEFKAPILCGHCCSLAVQPPDLVRETLNLVKQANIGIVSLPMCNLYLQDRQSERTPHWRGVTLVHELKNHQIPVSFASDNCRDPFFGFGDHDILEVFQQSVRIAHLDTPYRDWIASVTRTPADLMGLGEVGRIGVGFPADLILFKARTFSELLARSQRDRVVIRNGQAIDTTLPDYAELDESDC
- a CDS encoding adenylate/guanylate cyclase domain-containing protein produces the protein MSAQWTTAVEFLKALFAPNRYLSDGHCYLGQAPLIKLHAIGDLALALAYFSIPVLLVCCLQQRRDAPFPQFFWVFSVFINLCGLEHLLEVWVLWHPASWLMGLVKAVAALASFYTTLKIIECWSQLLSLQTPGELDRANQQLQQEMLERQRTEQILKHILEGTASVTGEVFFSALVQNLALALNVSNVFLAERVGDNPKRLKTLAFYGNGKMADNIEYELAGTPCEPVLERGELQYYPTNVQQCFPEAAALAAMNAQCYLGVPLFDSEQKPIGVLCFNSDRALEGEETAKAILQIFAARVTTELQRLRAESALRLVCDELDLRVQERTAELAKANAALQLREARLQGQQAGLVALARNQNLYQGNLSASLPYITQLASYLLAVERCGVWLYNQDRSAICCVNLYECWENRHSKGQRRTRVDWPGSFQPVEAGETIATSQVFDTCNLEMPTGRDYLLAEKFGLLNVPIYIEGDCIGLLCLEYANPTRIWEIDEQNFVSYLAYMTALAMETSDRKQMEAALKKSEKQLRLIIDALPVCISYVSAKQRYELINKSYETWFHCSQDQIRGKLLEEVLGKAGYEIVRPYVERALQGETVRYEARVPYPVVGMRDIDAMLVPDIDESDGVKGYYALISDISDRKKVEQALKQEIEERRKTELELRLAREQSDRLLCNILPEQIARKLKQGKRTLAEHFNEVTILFADLVGFTPLAAEIEPIALVDLLNQIFSTFDRLAERYGLEKIKTIGDAYVVVGGLPVAQENHAQAIAEMALQMQCAIAEFNLQQTRSFQMRIGINTGSVVAGVIGIKKFSYDLWGDAVNVAARMESLGEPGRIHVAPEAYNRLKAHYCFEERGTIDVKGKGDMTTYWLTSRKANPAFQPLKSSLDIVHPPVRERDLKSKVYKDVS